The following is a genomic window from Amycolatopsis sp. BJA-103.
TTTTCGCCGCGATCCTCACCCGGCTCCTGCTCGCGGGAAAGGTCGCTCAGCCGGCGAAGGTCATCGGGGCGGTCGCGGCGCTCGTGGCCGGGCTCCCGGCGATCCTCTACGCGTTCGCGGCGGTGGTGGGCTGATGGGCGGGGATTTCCTGGCGGCGGTCACCGAACGGCAGCGGCAGCGGCTGCTCGAACTCGGCAAGCACGTGGACTACGCGACGGGTACGACGCTGCTCAACCAAGGCGATCCGGCGCCCCCGGTGCTGATCCTGCGCTCCGGTTTCGTGAAGGCGATCCGTGCGGCCCAGGGCGGCACGTCGCCGATGATCGTGGACCTGCTCGGCGCCGGCGACGTCCTCGGCGTCGAAGACTGCCTGGCCAGACGGTCGAGTCACCTCTCGTTCGTCGCCACGAAACCGGTCCGCGTGCTGGAGGTCCCGCAGAACGCGTTCCACGGCTTTCTCGACGACGACAAGCAAGCAATGGCCTTGATCGCCTTGGACCTGGCCGTCCGGCTGCGGCTGCGGAACGTCGCCCTGGGTTTCGCGACGGCCAAGGTCCGGTGCCGGTTGACCGCGTTCCTGACCCGGTTGCAGGCGCTCTACGGGGTCCCCGGCGAAAGCGGCGTCGTCATCGACGTCGGCCTGAATCACACGGACATCGCCTCCGCGATCGGTGCTTCGCCGGCGTCGGTCAACGCCGAGATGGCGAAACTGAAGAACGAGGGCTACCTGAGCACGGGGTACAAGACGATCCACGTGAAGAAGCGCTTGCGCGAGGACGGCCCTCCGCTTTCTCCGGCCCGCGCCGCACGGCCGCGGCGGATTCCGCAGATGCGCCTCGGAAGACGGGTGGCGATGGGGTGAAACGGGACTTTCACCGGGTGATCCTCGAGGAAAGTCCCGTTCACCTCATTCATTGCGCCGCGGGGTGCGCAAGACAGTGATCGGACGAGGTCAGCCGCGCTTCAGCTGCAGCGCGAGCCTGATGACGAACACGACGGCCAGCGCGGCGACCAGGGCGATTTCCCAGGCCATGGTGGCTCCTCCTCGTCCGGCATCCGAAGGCTTCCGATGCTCTGCCTATAAGGCGCATCACCGGGGGAGGACGTTCACCGACACGGCCTAACTCACACTTACGGGCTAACGCCGCGCCCACCCCCAGTGCAATGAAAGGCCCGTTACTTGCAAAATTTGCAAGTAACGGGCCTTTCATTGCACGCGAGGTGGGCTAAAGCGCGCTGTCGACGGCCGCCCAAACCCGATGCGGGTCGAGGTCCATCGGCCGCGAGTCCGGATCCGGCCGCAGCCGCCGCAGCAAGACCTGCTGCACCAGCGTCGTCGGCCGCGACGCGGCGGCCACCCGCCGCCAGAACAGGTGATCCTCCAGGCCCTCGAACAGCACCTCGGAGTTCCACCCGCCGAGCTCGTCGACCAGCGACCGCCGCACCAGATATCCGCTGCCGAGGTACGGCAGCGTCCGCAGGCGCCGCTCCTCCGGCGGCAGCGCGCCGACCAGGCCGTCCACCGGATCCGCGACCGGGCAGTGCACGACGTCGGCGTCCGCCGAAGCGGCCAGCAAACGCTCCAGCAGGAACTCCGAGGCCCGCATCCCGCCGTCGAGCACCAGCAGCCACGACGCCGTCGAGCGCTCCAGCAGGGAGTTCCGGGTGAGCCCGCGGCCGAGCGGGGTGTCGTGCAGCAGCGTGTCGTACGGGCGCGGCCGCGGCCACGGGTGCACGCCGTCCTCGCCGACGAGCACCTTCCGGGGCCGCACGCTGCCCGTGAGGAGGTCGTTCGCCAGATCGTCCGGGTCGACTTCGCCGGTCCGGCGCACGATCAGCACGTCGACGTCGGCGGAGCCCGACGGCGAGACCGCCGCGGACTCCCAGCGCCGGGTGGCGACCCGCCGGGCCCCCGCCGCGCGCTGTGCGATCCGGGCCGACAACGCCGTCCCGCGTGCCGAGGCCGGGCCACCGGCGGACCGGTCACCCGCGAACCGCGCGTCGAAAGACGGCGTGTCGACGGCAAGCGCGTTCTCCGGGTTCCGCAGGCTCGTCGCGAGGGCCCGCGCCGGGGCGAGGTCCGCGGCCGGCGTCGAACCCAGCGAAGACGCCAGGTCGATCAGCCGCCGCGCGGACGCCGTCATGTCCAGCGACTTCACGAAACCGTAGGCGGCCGAACGCAGGTGCCGTTCCCGTTCGGGCTCGTCGGCCAGCGCGGCGACGACCGAGCCCAGCGCCTCGGGCCTGGCCAGCACCAGGTGCTCGCCGGGGACCAGCGGCTCGACCTCGGAGGAGGTCTCGCTGACCACCACGCAGCCGTTGGTCATCGCTTCGAGCGTCCGCACCCACTCCAGGGTCTGCTTCTGCTCACGGTGCAGGTTCAGCAGGAACCGCGACCGCGCGAGATGCTCGAACTTCGCCTTGCCCGGCAGGAAGTCGACGCGGGCGGCGGTCATCGGCTCGTGCGGCGGGGTCAGCAGCCGCGTCCGCAGCCCGGCGAGGTCCCGCGCGTACGAGCCGAGCAGCACCGAACGCCGCCGCTCGGCCGTGCCGAGGTAGGTGACGTCGAGGTCGCGCGGACGGTCGAGATCGCCGCCCCACAGGTCCCAAAGCGGGCTGTAGCCGAGCTGGAAATGCTCGACGGTGATCCCGCGCCGCCGCAGTTCGGCGGTCGAATCCTGGTTGATGTCGACGGCGCCGCCCAGGATGGAGAGCAGTTCGGCGTTGCGCTCGAAGGTCGCGGTGCCGGGATGCTCCACGCAGAACCCGATGGTGCGACGGCACTGGTCGGCGGTCGGGAAGTCGGCGTCCGGGGCGGTCACGAAGTACTCGTGCGGGACGACGACGTACACGGTGTCGCCGCCGGCCTCGGGGTACTTGCCGACCGCCGTCCGCGCCTTGCCGCCCGCCGTGCGGACGGCGTCGGCGACCACCTCCAGGAGCTCCTCCATGAAGGCGGAACCGCCCTCGGCGGAGACGAAGCAGAGTTCGGTCACGGCCGGTCCATCTTCTTCCGCACGACCCGCAGCGGCGCGGTGACCCGCCAGCTGACGGTGCGGCGCGTGGCGTCGAGCTCGCGGGCCATCTCGGCGGCGAGACGTTCGGCGTTGAGCAGGCGCTGCCGGTCGGCCGACGGCTCGCCACCGGGCAGGATGTCCGCGTCGACGACACCCGCCGAGACCACGAGTTCGGCGTCGAGCAGCGCGAGCCGCAGCTTGTCCCGCTCCTCGCGGCAGGTCTTCAACTCCGCGCGCAGCGAGTCACGCTGCTGGTGGGCGAGCAGGACTTCGGCTTCGAGCGCCTGCAGACGCGCCTTGGCGACGTCGAGTTCTTCTCGCTGCGAAGCCAGCTCTTGATTCAACACAGCCTGGTTCGCCTCGGCGGACTCGTTCGGCGCGGCGGCGGCGGTGGCTTCGCGCAGCTCGTGCTCGGTGTCGGCCAGCTTCGCCTTCAGCCGGTCCTGTTCGGCGGTGAAAACCTGCCGCTCGGCCCGGAGGCGGGTCAGCTCGGCCTGGACACGGCCGGGAATGTCGGTGTCAGACATGAACGCCCCCACTCAGTTCGGTCAGGATTTCGGAGTACTCGCGCGCGTAGCCCGCCGGGTCGAGCCACGGCAGCAGCTTCTCGTGCGCGGCCTTGGCCATCTCGCGGCGGCGCGTGGCCGACGTGCCCAGCGCGCGCAGCAACGCCGCTGTCAGCGCGTCGACGTCGTTGGTCTCGAACAGCCAGCCCGTCTCGCCGTCGACGATCATCTCCCGCGCGCCGAACACGTCGGTCGCCGCGACCGGGACGCCGCAGCAGACGGCTTCGAGGATCGAACGCGGCAGCGACTCGATGTCGGAGCTGTTCACGAAGATGTCCGCGGCCTGCAGCCAGCGCAGCGGATCCGGCTGGATCGGCACCAGGCTGACCGACTTCTCCAGCCCGGCGCGCTCGACCGATTCCTCCATCGCCAGCCCGTACGGCGACGGGTGCAGGCCGACGACGGACAGCTTCGCCTCGGGGTGGACCTTGTGGATCCGTTCCATCGCCGAGATCAGCGGCGCCTGTCCCTTGCGGGATTCCGCGATGCCGATGTTGACCAGCACGATGTCGTCCGGCGAGTAGCCGAGCATGTTCCGCGCCTGCCGCCGTGTCTCCGACCGCGTCCGGCCGCCGAACTTGTGCATCGGCGTGCCGTAGCGGACGGTCCGGCAGCGTTCCGGCTTGCTGTACGGGAGGAACATCTCGCGCGTCGCGTCCGCGACGAACAGCAGCCTGTCGACCTCGGCGAGCGTGCTTTCCCAGCGCTGCCAAACCGCGGCGGGCGGCTTCACCGGGCCCCAGTTCTGGTACGCGAACGCGGGCAGCGAGAAGCTCTCGTGAATGACCCACGCCGTCGGCATTCCGGCGCGCTTCGCCGCGTCCGCGCCGACGAAGCCGCCGAGAGTGTTGACGAGCGCGACGCCCGCTCCGGAGCACTTCGCGAAGCGCGCCAGCTCGGCGACGTGACCTTCGTAGGCCGGGACGGTCTGGTTCCGGTAGTGCGTCGTGACATGGACGGGGATGCCGAGTTCGTGGCAGTCCGCGCGCAGCGGGCCGTCGGTTTCGCTGACCAGGCTGACCTGCCAGCCGTGGTCGGTCACCATCCGGCTCAGCAGTTCCTGCAGCCACAGCTGCCCGCCGCCGACGCCGAGGCTGTGCGTGAACACCAGCACGTGCTTCGGATCCGTCGGGATGCTCACGCGTGCCATCGCGCGGGCGGTGTCACCGGCGAGTTCGTCGGAAAGCTCGGCGTCGTCCGGGTCCGCGACGGGGTTGCGAAGCGTGAAGGTGCGCTTCGCCGACACGACCTCGCCGACGCCTTCGGTGCGGTACCGGACGCGAAGCGACAGCGTCCGCTCTTCGCCGTACGGGAGGTCGACGGGCACCCAAGCCTCGAACCCGCTGACAGCGGCGTCGTCGAAGCCGGGGAATTCCTTGGGCACGTCCTTGCGCGGCAGGCGGGTGCGCGCGCTGACCGTGCCGCCGCCTTCGACCATGACCTCGATCAAGCTCGGCGCGCGGCCCTGCAACATGGCCCACCCGGTCACGTAGACGACGTGTCCTTCGGCGACCTTGCCCTGCTTCGGCGCTTCGAGTTCGCCCAGCCACAGCGGTTCTTCACCCGGCAGCGTTCCGACGTGGACGGTCGCCTGGTTCAGCACGCGTTCGTCCGGGCCGGCGACGACGATGTCCTGGGTGCCCGCGGGAACCCAGGTGGCCGGGACGGCACGCCAGCCGAAAGTGCCTTCGGGCGCGCCCGGGCACGGCTCGGGGAACAGGTTCGCCTCGACGTCCGCGATGGTCACGGACATCTCGTCGATCCGGCTGATCCCGGTCGTCCAGCCCCGGAGCTCGAACAGGTGCCCGACCGGCCGGTCCGGGGTCAGGATGCCGGCGGTATGCAGGCTCGTCATCGCTTCGCTACCTCGTCTTCGTTCGCCGCCACACCGGCGCCGACGTCGGTTGAACGGTACCCGTGGGGCCTCCGTTGGAGGCGCTTTCGCCAAATCTCGGCGATGGCCTCACGCACCTCGTGCGTGCCGTGGACGGTGCCGCTCGAGCCGATCACCGAGAAGTCGACCTCACGCGCCGTCGCACCGTCCACAAAGGAGGGATGGAGGCCGATCAGCACGCCGAGCCAGCAGGCCAGGTCGCGCATCGAGCCGTCGTCCGCCGCCGCGGACCAGCCCGCGTCGGCGAGTTTGTCGGCCAGCACAAGCACTCCGCGCTCGACCACTTCGGCCACTCCGGTGCCCGCGTTCCGCCATTCGAGGTCGATCGGGCGCAGCGTCGCGCCGTCGACGAGCACGTTGTGCGGCACCAGATCCCACAGCGCCTCGACCCCGCGCGCGGCCTCCGCGCGCACGAGATCCCGCCAGCCGGTGAGCAGTTCCGCGACACGCTCCGGCTCGTCGAGCAGCACCTCGACCATCGTCGGGGCGTCGTACACCTTGTCCGTGCACGGTCCGACCGAGATCCTGGCGACCGGCGGCGACGGGACGAGCGGCGTGCGGCGGACTTCGGCGCCCTCCCCGGTGCGCACGACGTCGGCGCGCGTGCAGGCGAACGCCGCGCGCTCGGCGGTGTTGAAGTAGGTCGCGAGCCGGTAGGCGGGCCAGAGCGAAGCGGCGCCGGGGCCGCACAGCAGGGCGAGGCCGTTCGCGGGACCGCCGCTGATCGCGGCCGACAGGCGGGGCAGTTCGGCGTCGATCTGCGCGCCGCGAACCGCGCGGGCGACCTCGTGACCTGGAGAACAAAGCAGCTCACGCTGCACTTCGAGACCCGCCGCCGCGAGCGTCCCGGTGACACCACGCGAAGACGTCAGCACCACGACGGCGCCGGTCGGCGACAGTTGCTCGCGAACCCAGTCCAGCAGGTTCCGCGTCGCGTAGGGCTGCTGGACGACGGCGAAGTCGTAGGTCTCGGTGACCAGCCGGTCGGACACCGTCACGGTGCCGAGGTCGCGGGTGCGGAACCGCACCGCGGCGGCGCGGACCGGGTCGGCCTCGACGGCGTGCACGCTCTCCGAGACCTCGCCCAGATACCGCGTCAGACCGCCGAAACCGGCACCGACTTCGAGGACCCTCGCCGCTTTCGGCAGCACGAGCGCCCGGAGGACGTTCGCGGTGCCGTGGTCGAGCGCGACGCTCTCGGTGGCATCCCAGCCCGCGAAGTGCAGCTCGTCGGACAGCGAACCGGTGTCCCCGGCGAGGGAGAGCAGAGTCGTGAGCAGCCGTGCCTTCTCGGCGGTCATCGATTAGCTGGTGACGGCGTAGTTTTCCAGCGTCTTCTTCACCGCACGCTGGTACGTGCCGCTCAACGCCTTCTCACCGTCTTCCCCGCCGAGCGGGTTCTGCAGGATGTCCACCCGGACGATGTTGTTGCCGCTGATCCAGGTGCCGCGGTAGGCGCCCTTGTCGCTGCCGATCTTCTTCTGGAAGTTCAGCTTCGGCGGCATGCCCGGCAGCGGCTCGGTGATCTGCACGAAGCCGTTGCCCGTCTGGTACTGGCGCAGCTGCTTGACCAGGTCACTGGCGGCGCCGGGGCTGGTCAGCGGGATGACCGTGACCGAGATCTTCGCCGGCTGCGGACCGGTCTCGTCCGGCTGCTTCTGCGAGCCCCGGTACGCGACCTGCTTCACGCCCGCGGCGATGACGAGGTCGGCCTCGCCCTTCTCCAGGCCGGCGAGCTCGGTGAGCTGGGTCGCGGGGATCGCGCCGCTCTTCGAGTCTTCCTCACCGGACTGCTCCGGGATCTTCTCGAACAGCAGCTCTTCGGGCGTCTTCGGTTTGGCCGACGACGTCGGAGGCGCGTTCTGCGACTGGGTCGGCTGCGGCTGGGCCGTCGGATCCGCCGGCTCGTCACCGCCGCCCTTGAAGGCGAAGTAGCCGCCGACGCCCAGACCGGCGAGCACCAGGACGGCGACGATCGCGATGATCGCGATCTTGCCGCCCTTGCCCTTGGGCTTGTCTTCGAACAGCTCGGGGCCCTGCTTGACCCACTCCGTGCTGCCGACCGGCGAGATCGGCGGGAAGTCCGAACCACCCCACGGCGGGCTGGCGTCGGTGTCGGTCCAACCCTGCTGCTGCGGCTGCTGCGGCTGTTGCTGCTGGTAGCCGTGCTGGTGC
Proteins encoded in this region:
- a CDS encoding Crp/Fnr family transcriptional regulator translates to MGGDFLAAVTERQRQRLLELGKHVDYATGTTLLNQGDPAPPVLILRSGFVKAIRAAQGGTSPMIVDLLGAGDVLGVEDCLARRSSHLSFVATKPVRVLEVPQNAFHGFLDDDKQAMALIALDLAVRLRLRNVALGFATAKVRCRLTAFLTRLQALYGVPGESGVVIDVGLNHTDIASAIGASPASVNAEMAKLKNEGYLSTGYKTIHVKKRLREDGPPLSPARAARPRRIPQMRLGRRVAMG
- a CDS encoding methyltransferase; the encoded protein is MTAEKARLLTTLLSLAGDTGSLSDELHFAGWDATESVALDHGTANVLRALVLPKAARVLEVGAGFGGLTRYLGEVSESVHAVEADPVRAAAVRFRTRDLGTVTVSDRLVTETYDFAVVQQPYATRNLLDWVREQLSPTGAVVVLTSSRGVTGTLAAAGLEVQRELLCSPGHEVARAVRGAQIDAELPRLSAAISGGPANGLALLCGPGAASLWPAYRLATYFNTAERAAFACTRADVVRTGEGAEVRRTPLVPSPPVARISVGPCTDKVYDAPTMVEVLLDEPERVAELLTGWRDLVRAEAARGVEALWDLVPHNVLVDGATLRPIDLEWRNAGTGVAEVVERGVLVLADKLADAGWSAAADDGSMRDLACWLGVLIGLHPSFVDGATAREVDFSVIGSSGTVHGTHEVREAIAEIWRKRLQRRPHGYRSTDVGAGVAANEDEVAKR
- a CDS encoding glycosyltransferase family 4 protein, giving the protein MTSLHTAGILTPDRPVGHLFELRGWTTGISRIDEMSVTIADVEANLFPEPCPGAPEGTFGWRAVPATWVPAGTQDIVVAGPDERVLNQATVHVGTLPGEEPLWLGELEAPKQGKVAEGHVVYVTGWAMLQGRAPSLIEVMVEGGGTVSARTRLPRKDVPKEFPGFDDAAVSGFEAWVPVDLPYGEERTLSLRVRYRTEGVGEVVSAKRTFTLRNPVADPDDAELSDELAGDTARAMARVSIPTDPKHVLVFTHSLGVGGGQLWLQELLSRMVTDHGWQVSLVSETDGPLRADCHELGIPVHVTTHYRNQTVPAYEGHVAELARFAKCSGAGVALVNTLGGFVGADAAKRAGMPTAWVIHESFSLPAFAYQNWGPVKPPAAVWQRWESTLAEVDRLLFVADATREMFLPYSKPERCRTVRYGTPMHKFGGRTRSETRRQARNMLGYSPDDIVLVNIGIAESRKGQAPLISAMERIHKVHPEAKLSVVGLHPSPYGLAMEESVERAGLEKSVSLVPIQPDPLRWLQAADIFVNSSDIESLPRSILEAVCCGVPVAATDVFGAREMIVDGETGWLFETNDVDALTAALLRALGTSATRRREMAKAAHEKLLPWLDPAGYAREYSEILTELSGGVHV
- a CDS encoding glycosyltransferase family protein, producing MTELCFVSAEGGSAFMEELLEVVADAVRTAGGKARTAVGKYPEAGGDTVYVVVPHEYFVTAPDADFPTADQCRRTIGFCVEHPGTATFERNAELLSILGGAVDINQDSTAELRRRGITVEHFQLGYSPLWDLWGGDLDRPRDLDVTYLGTAERRRSVLLGSYARDLAGLRTRLLTPPHEPMTAARVDFLPGKAKFEHLARSRFLLNLHREQKQTLEWVRTLEAMTNGCVVVSETSSEVEPLVPGEHLVLARPEALGSVVAALADEPERERHLRSAAYGFVKSLDMTASARRLIDLASSLGSTPAADLAPARALATSLRNPENALAVDTPSFDARFAGDRSAGGPASARGTALSARIAQRAAGARRVATRRWESAAVSPSGSADVDVLIVRRTGEVDPDDLANDLLTGSVRPRKVLVGEDGVHPWPRPRPYDTLLHDTPLGRGLTRNSLLERSTASWLLVLDGGMRASEFLLERLLAASADADVVHCPVADPVDGLVGALPPEERRLRTLPYLGSGYLVRRSLVDELGGWNSEVLFEGLEDHLFWRRVAAASRPTTLVQQVLLRRLRPDPDSRPMDLDPHRVWAAVDSAL
- a CDS encoding flagellar basal body-associated FliL family protein, encoding MVSWQEELRNLDEELASGRLSADDYRLRRDQVLSSAVAYGDPAQQQVQQPGQQPQQPFQQQPPPAAPQQQAPQQSGQQASADSTQIIAPVNQPPQSGEGERTQVVSNWQQQQADPNRTQVVPPMASPAGGFPQQGHASPAGGFPQQGQASPAGGFPQQQHQHGYQQQQPQQPQQQGWTDTDASPPWGGSDFPPISPVGSTEWVKQGPELFEDKPKGKGGKIAIIAIVAVLVLAGLGVGGYFAFKGGGDEPADPTAQPQPTQSQNAPPTSSAKPKTPEELLFEKIPEQSGEEDSKSGAIPATQLTELAGLEKGEADLVIAAGVKQVAYRGSQKQPDETGPQPAKISVTVIPLTSPGAASDLVKQLRQYQTGNGFVQITEPLPGMPPKLNFQKKIGSDKGAYRGTWISGNNIVRVDILQNPLGGEDGEKALSGTYQRAVKKTLENYAVTS